In Colletotrichum destructivum chromosome 8, complete sequence, the following proteins share a genomic window:
- a CDS encoding Putative short-chain dehydrogenase/reductase SDR, NAD(P)-binding domain superfamily: MSRLAVQPITAPVAPIVGHQPKAFHASPKPLGPHITSPTLTRVLPEFNLQGKVIVVSGGARGLGLTQAEALLEAGAIVHAIDRLPKPDPDFEKVALRANTELATSLTYHQVDVRDVPALNEIVEGIANRHGRLDGLIAAAGIQQETPALEYKAEDVDKMMGVNVTGAFMTAQAVARQMVRLNTSGSIVLIASMSGTVANRGLICPAYNASKAAVLQLARNLAAEWGVHGIRVNTISPGYIVTAMVEALFETYPERKVEWPKHNMLGRLSQPNEYRGAAVFLLSDASSFMTGSDLRIDGGHCAW; this comes from the exons ATGTCACG ACTCGCAGTGCAGCCCATTACCGCCCCCGTGGCACCCATCGTCGGACATCAGCCCAAAGCCTTCCACGCGAGCCCTAAGCCCCTCGGTCCCCATATTACCTCGCCGACTCTCACCCGGGTTCTCCCCGAGTTTAACCTCCAGGGCAAGGTCATTGTCGTCTCCGGTGGCGCACGAGGACTCGGTCTCACACAAGCAGAAGCGCTTCTGGAAGCTGGCGCGATAG TTCACGCAATCGACCGCCTCCCTAAGCCGGACCCGGACTTTGAGAAGGTCGCCCTCCGCGCCAACACGGAGCTTGCGACCTCGTTGACATACCACCAAGTTGACGTGCGCGACGTCCCAGCCCTCAACGAGATTGTCGAAGGTATCGCCAACAGACACGGCCGCCTGGACGGCCTCATTGCCGCCGCTGGTATTCAGCAGGAGACGCCCGCACTCGAGTAcaaggccgaggatgtcgacaAGATGATGGGGGTCAACGTCACGGGCGCCTTCATGACGGCGCAGGCGGTCGCCCGGCAGATGGTGAGGCTCAACACCAGCGGCAGCATCGTCTTGATTGCGAGCATGAGTGGCACCGTCGCCAACAGGGGATTAATTTGCCC TGCATACAACGCCTCCAAGGCGGCAGTCTTGCAACTCGCCCGCAACTTGGCTGCCGAGTGGGGCGTGCACGGCATCCGTGTCAACACTATCTCGCCAGGCTATATCGTCACTGCTATGGTCGAGGCTCTCTTCGAGACGTATCCAGAGCGCAAGGTGGAGTGGCCGAAGCACAACATGCTCGGAAGACTCAGCCAGCCCAACGAGTACCGCGGtgccgccgtcttcttgttgAGCGATGCCAGCAGCTTCATGACAGGCAGTGACTTGCGCATCGACGGTGGGCACTGCGCGTGGTGA